CCCATTCTCTCAATCACTCATTCTCTCATTCACTCAATAAAAAATGAATAAGCGTTTCTTGATCTACATGCTCCTGGTCATTGCCGCCATGATAGGCATATATGCGTACGTGGGTGGTTTCAAGCAGGTAGACATTACCAAGACCACTTCCAGCCAAATCTTTATCGCCGGAAAACTATATGAGGGCAAGCCCGATGCCGAGGAACTGGGTGATTTGTTTCAGGAAGTGGGGCAGATGGTAGAACAGAAGAAGATAGTAGGCGAGCCCGCCGGCATCTATTACAACAACCCAGAGAAGAAAAGCAATACTCTGAGGGCCTTCATAGGCG
The nucleotide sequence above comes from Nibribacter ruber. Encoded proteins:
- a CDS encoding GyrI-like domain-containing protein, whose product is MNKRFLIYMLLVIAAMIGIYAYVGGFKQVDITKTTSSQIFIAGKLYEGKPDAEELGDLFQEVGQMVEQKKIVGEPAGIYYNNPEKKSNTLRAFIGVAIADTTVALPKGYKVRIVKAGQPVLQGTLDASQMIAPKKIYEALFAYAEDHKIKLKNYFVERYPDRESAVIQVGLE